In a genomic window of Phragmites australis chromosome 14, lpPhrAust1.1, whole genome shotgun sequence:
- the LOC133890647 gene encoding E3 ubiquitin protein ligase RIN2-like isoform X1 — translation MAAVNCLYVAAASTAASAAVLQWWAASLLNDEVLEGGDGGDWLGAVLRSRVTVALLANLAAHVALLVVLALKTIFFVQLTSLETRKVLEHIINYVIYKGTFLPLVVPPSSQQIILWSTWLVFLCSLKMFQSLARERLEQLNASPSATPSKYFRVYSALLLVLLADLLWLRLCVGFCSSCNSKLFLLLFFEPLSIAFETLQSIMVHGFQLFDTWQRHLMDGGADFLDFQKSYKQAAGSFSEWRGELIRNFSFSIDLISLLMSLGHYSMIFWLRGMAFHLVDAILLLNLRAIIVSFLKRIKTYIKLRKALSSLDGSLPDATYDEICAYDDECAICRGPMARAKKLSCNHLFHLACLRSWLDQGLMEGYSCPTCRRPLFLPSEGHMRSTTVEVANVQRIAEQLNMGLNQQRVPGNEHPVDQQNPSDAVWRGAGLDASWVPPWSGPGMDNPSSSTAVRSVGLTGVQIMMRQLASVTNNYGHADATWNLWPEPIAGSPLVPSSSSMSDGASAAGLRHRGTAGASNGSILEVLTMVDRVREVLPHVPDELIIEDLMRTNNINATVNNLLLTQ, via the exons ATGGCTGCGGTGAACTGCCTCTACGTCGCGGCCGCGTCCACGGCGGCAAGCGCCGCCGTGCTGCAGTGGTGGGCGGCGTCGCTCCTCAATGATGAGGTCCTCGAGGGCGGGGATGGCGGGGACTGGCTCGGGGCCGTGCTGCGGTCGCGGGTGACCGTCGCGCTTCTGGCGAATCTGGCGGCGCACGTGGCCCTCCTCGTCGTGCTCGCGCTGAAG ACTATATTTTTTGTTCAGCTAACTTCGTTAGAGACCAGAAAAGTGTTGGAGCACATCATTAACTATGTAATTTACAAG GGAACTTTTCTCCCACTGGTTGTGCCTCCTAGTTCTCAACAAATAATCCTATGGTCAACTTGGTTGGTCTTCCTTTGTTCACTGAAG ATGTTTCAATCATTGGCCAGAGAACGTCTTGAGCAGCTCAATGCTTCTCCCTCAGCAACTCCATCAAAATATTTTCGTGTGTACTCTGCATTGCTGCTGGTTTTATTGGCTGATCTACTATG GTTGAGACTCTGTGTAGGGTTCTGCAGCTCCTGTAATTCCAAATTATTTTTGCTCCTGTTCTTTGAGCCACTTAGTATTGCCTTTGAGACGCTACAG TCTATCATGGTGCATGGGTTTCAGCTGTTTGACACTTGGCAGCGACATCTTATGGACGGTGGTGCAGACTtccttgatttccaaaaatcgTATAAGCAAGCAGCAG GATCTTTTTCTGAATGGAGAGGCGAGCTTATTAGGAATTTCAGTTTTTCCATTGACTTGATAAGCTTGTTGATGTCACTTGGTCATTACTCAATGATCTTTTGGCTCCGTGGTATGGCGTTTCATCTGGTTGATGCAATTCTCTTATTGAACTTGCGT GCTATTATAGTTTCATTTTTGAAGCGGATTAAGACTTACATCAAGTTACGAAAGGCACTTAGTTCACTTGATGGATCACTTCCAGATGCTACATATGATGAAATTTGCGCGTATGATGATGAGTGTGCCATCTGCAGG GGACCAATGGCTCGAGCTAAAAAGTTGTCCTGCAACCATCTATTTCATCTAGCTTGCTTGAGATCTTG GTTGGATCAAGGACTAATGGAAGGTTACTCCTGTCCAACTTGTCGAAGACCACTCTTTCTGCCATCTGAAGGACATATGAGGTCTACAACTGTGGAGGTAGCTAATGTTCAGCGAATTGCGGAACAGCTTAATATGGGATTGAATCAGCAGAGGGTTCCTGGTAATGAACATCCTGTTGATCAGCAGAACCCTTCAGATGCTGTTTGGAG AGGTGCTGGTCTTGATGCCAGCTGGGTTCCACCATGGTCAGGTCCTGGGATGGACAATCCCAGTTCCTCCACTGCAGTGAGATCAGTAGGTCTTACTGGTGTTCAGATAATGATGAGGCAGTTGGCTTCTGTGACTAACAATTACGGGCATGCTGATGCCACCTGGAACCTATGGCCTGAGCCAATTGCAGGGTCCCCGCTTGTTCCATCATCTTCGTCCATGTCTGATGGTGCCTCAGCTGCTGGATTGCGGCACCGAGGCACTGCAGGTGCTAGTAATGGAAGTATTTTGGAGGTACTCACCATGGTAGATAGAGTACGCGAAGTTTTACCTCATGTCCCTGATGAGCTAATTATAGAG GATTTGATGAGGACGAACAACATAAATGCTACTGTGAATAATCTCCTGCTGACGCAATAG
- the LOC133890647 gene encoding E3 ubiquitin protein ligase RIN2-like isoform X2, translating to MAAVNCLYVAAASTAASAAVLQWWAASLLNDEVLEGGDGGDWLGAVLRSRVTVALLANLAAHVALLVVLALKGTFLPLVVPPSSQQIILWSTWLVFLCSLKMFQSLARERLEQLNASPSATPSKYFRVYSALLLVLLADLLWLRLCVGFCSSCNSKLFLLLFFEPLSIAFETLQSIMVHGFQLFDTWQRHLMDGGADFLDFQKSYKQAAGSFSEWRGELIRNFSFSIDLISLLMSLGHYSMIFWLRGMAFHLVDAILLLNLRAIIVSFLKRIKTYIKLRKALSSLDGSLPDATYDEICAYDDECAICRGPMARAKKLSCNHLFHLACLRSWLDQGLMEGYSCPTCRRPLFLPSEGHMRSTTVEVANVQRIAEQLNMGLNQQRVPGNEHPVDQQNPSDAVWRGAGLDASWVPPWSGPGMDNPSSSTAVRSVGLTGVQIMMRQLASVTNNYGHADATWNLWPEPIAGSPLVPSSSSMSDGASAAGLRHRGTAGASNGSILEVLTMVDRVREVLPHVPDELIIEDLMRTNNINATVNNLLLTQ from the exons ATGGCTGCGGTGAACTGCCTCTACGTCGCGGCCGCGTCCACGGCGGCAAGCGCCGCCGTGCTGCAGTGGTGGGCGGCGTCGCTCCTCAATGATGAGGTCCTCGAGGGCGGGGATGGCGGGGACTGGCTCGGGGCCGTGCTGCGGTCGCGGGTGACCGTCGCGCTTCTGGCGAATCTGGCGGCGCACGTGGCCCTCCTCGTCGTGCTCGCGCTGAAG GGAACTTTTCTCCCACTGGTTGTGCCTCCTAGTTCTCAACAAATAATCCTATGGTCAACTTGGTTGGTCTTCCTTTGTTCACTGAAG ATGTTTCAATCATTGGCCAGAGAACGTCTTGAGCAGCTCAATGCTTCTCCCTCAGCAACTCCATCAAAATATTTTCGTGTGTACTCTGCATTGCTGCTGGTTTTATTGGCTGATCTACTATG GTTGAGACTCTGTGTAGGGTTCTGCAGCTCCTGTAATTCCAAATTATTTTTGCTCCTGTTCTTTGAGCCACTTAGTATTGCCTTTGAGACGCTACAG TCTATCATGGTGCATGGGTTTCAGCTGTTTGACACTTGGCAGCGACATCTTATGGACGGTGGTGCAGACTtccttgatttccaaaaatcgTATAAGCAAGCAGCAG GATCTTTTTCTGAATGGAGAGGCGAGCTTATTAGGAATTTCAGTTTTTCCATTGACTTGATAAGCTTGTTGATGTCACTTGGTCATTACTCAATGATCTTTTGGCTCCGTGGTATGGCGTTTCATCTGGTTGATGCAATTCTCTTATTGAACTTGCGT GCTATTATAGTTTCATTTTTGAAGCGGATTAAGACTTACATCAAGTTACGAAAGGCACTTAGTTCACTTGATGGATCACTTCCAGATGCTACATATGATGAAATTTGCGCGTATGATGATGAGTGTGCCATCTGCAGG GGACCAATGGCTCGAGCTAAAAAGTTGTCCTGCAACCATCTATTTCATCTAGCTTGCTTGAGATCTTG GTTGGATCAAGGACTAATGGAAGGTTACTCCTGTCCAACTTGTCGAAGACCACTCTTTCTGCCATCTGAAGGACATATGAGGTCTACAACTGTGGAGGTAGCTAATGTTCAGCGAATTGCGGAACAGCTTAATATGGGATTGAATCAGCAGAGGGTTCCTGGTAATGAACATCCTGTTGATCAGCAGAACCCTTCAGATGCTGTTTGGAG AGGTGCTGGTCTTGATGCCAGCTGGGTTCCACCATGGTCAGGTCCTGGGATGGACAATCCCAGTTCCTCCACTGCAGTGAGATCAGTAGGTCTTACTGGTGTTCAGATAATGATGAGGCAGTTGGCTTCTGTGACTAACAATTACGGGCATGCTGATGCCACCTGGAACCTATGGCCTGAGCCAATTGCAGGGTCCCCGCTTGTTCCATCATCTTCGTCCATGTCTGATGGTGCCTCAGCTGCTGGATTGCGGCACCGAGGCACTGCAGGTGCTAGTAATGGAAGTATTTTGGAGGTACTCACCATGGTAGATAGAGTACGCGAAGTTTTACCTCATGTCCCTGATGAGCTAATTATAGAG GATTTGATGAGGACGAACAACATAAATGCTACTGTGAATAATCTCCTGCTGACGCAATAG